A part of Gemmatimonas groenlandica genomic DNA contains:
- a CDS encoding YceI family protein → MQWILDPAHSQIQFSVKHMGISTVRGTFQQFSGTIEEEGGVVKAVNVDIDVASLNTGSDQRDGHLKSADFFDVESNPKASFALTTFERSGDDVVSSGNLTIRGVTKPITLKGDIGGPAKDPWGNQKVSAVLETKISRKEWGLVWNVALEAGGVLVSDDVKLHIDVQAQAAPDAVAAGVAEDVAAV, encoded by the coding sequence ATGCAGTGGATTCTCGACCCCGCGCACAGCCAGATCCAGTTCTCCGTGAAGCATATGGGCATTTCGACCGTACGCGGCACGTTCCAGCAATTCAGCGGCACGATTGAAGAAGAGGGCGGCGTGGTGAAGGCGGTGAACGTCGACATCGACGTGGCCTCCCTGAACACCGGCAGCGACCAGCGCGACGGTCACCTCAAGAGCGCTGACTTCTTCGACGTCGAGTCCAACCCCAAGGCGAGCTTCGCGCTCACGACGTTCGAGCGCTCGGGCGATGATGTGGTGTCCAGCGGCAACCTCACGATCCGCGGCGTCACCAAGCCGATCACGCTCAAGGGCGACATTGGCGGCCCGGCGAAGGATCCGTGGGGCAATCAGAAGGTGTCGGCCGTGCTCGAGACCAAGATCTCCCGCAAGGAGTGGGGCCTCGTGTGGAACGTGGCGCTGGAAGCGGGCGGTGTGCTCGTGAGCGACGACGTGAAGCTGCACATCGACGTGCAGGCGCAGGCGGCGCCGGACGCGGTCGCAGCGGGTGTCGCGGAAGACGTCGCCGCGGTCTAA
- a CDS encoding MarR family winged helix-turn-helix transcriptional regulator — MATSMRLDSVASETPPNPEAHEPQLDEASSAALRLWVVMSRAHAAIAAHASADVARHGLTLAEFGILEALYHRGPMLLGEVQRRILVSSGGITFLVDRLTAKGLVERRTCEADRRARYAALTPAGTELVARIFPQHAALLTQVMEGLTVDEQSTAADMMRALGLFAAGGAQLANDAG, encoded by the coding sequence ATGGCAACCAGTATGCGTCTTGATTCCGTGGCGTCGGAAACGCCCCCTAACCCCGAAGCGCACGAGCCGCAGCTCGACGAGGCGTCCTCGGCCGCCCTTCGGCTGTGGGTAGTCATGTCGCGCGCTCACGCCGCGATCGCCGCGCATGCGTCGGCCGACGTGGCTCGCCACGGGCTCACGCTGGCCGAGTTCGGGATCCTCGAAGCCTTATATCACCGGGGGCCGATGCTGCTCGGCGAAGTGCAGCGCCGTATCCTCGTGTCGAGCGGTGGCATCACCTTCCTCGTCGACCGACTAACGGCCAAAGGCTTGGTCGAGCGACGCACCTGCGAGGCCGATCGCCGCGCGCGCTATGCCGCGCTCACGCCCGCCGGCACCGAGCTCGTGGCGCGCATCTTTCCGCAGCATGCCGCGCTCCTGACGCAGGTGATGGAAGGGCTCACGGTCGACGAGCAGTCGACGGCGGCCGACATGATGCGGGCACTCGGCCTCTTCGCCGCGGGCGGCGCGCAGTTGGCCAACGACGCAGGCTGA
- a CDS encoding 3'-5' exoribonuclease YhaM family protein yields MSRFDLRTAAVGDRVQHEFLVRDRAEKMTKAGMPFVVLTLANGSGSIDTAPIWSEKLDWCLGADRGKVVQVIGDIGTFGDKGAGKRQLTVTAPLRVLPSDQFDPTEFLPRIDVETERVWDAFDDLRAKITSPTVKAAVDLFFADDEFRVRFERTPGAVNGHHSQLGGLLLHVFEVTKIAKTIATTVRKANADLAVAGAMLHDIGKVEAYSTSPEGFAHTPTGMLLGHVTLGALMFDRKLRDSGLSLAVAQRDELLHFILSHHGALEFGSPVQPMTVEAEIVHWADEASAKATDMVDELADPELFPPGTDVEVSAKRSWRLGRKLWRRPAPWD; encoded by the coding sequence ATGTCGAGATTTGATCTTCGTACCGCCGCCGTCGGCGACCGGGTACAGCATGAATTCCTCGTGCGCGATCGCGCCGAGAAGATGACCAAGGCGGGGATGCCGTTTGTAGTGCTCACCCTGGCCAATGGCTCGGGCAGCATCGATACGGCCCCCATCTGGTCGGAGAAGCTGGATTGGTGCCTCGGCGCCGATCGCGGCAAGGTCGTGCAGGTGATCGGCGACATCGGCACCTTCGGCGACAAGGGTGCCGGCAAGCGCCAGCTCACGGTCACGGCACCGCTTCGGGTCCTGCCGTCGGACCAGTTCGACCCCACCGAGTTTCTACCCCGGATCGACGTCGAGACGGAGCGGGTGTGGGACGCCTTCGACGACCTGCGCGCCAAGATCACGTCGCCAACGGTGAAGGCCGCCGTCGACCTGTTTTTTGCCGACGACGAGTTCCGCGTGCGCTTCGAGCGCACCCCGGGCGCGGTGAACGGCCACCACTCACAGCTCGGCGGCCTGCTGTTGCACGTGTTCGAGGTGACGAAGATCGCCAAGACGATCGCCACGACCGTGCGGAAGGCCAATGCCGACTTGGCCGTGGCCGGCGCCATGTTGCATGACATCGGCAAGGTCGAGGCGTACTCCACGTCGCCCGAGGGATTCGCGCATACGCCCACGGGCATGCTGCTGGGGCACGTCACATTGGGCGCCCTGATGTTCGACCGGAAACTTCGGGACTCGGGCCTGTCGCTGGCGGTCGCCCAGCGCGACGAGCTGCTGCACTTCATCCTCTCGCACCACGGCGCCCTCGAGTTCGGCAGTCCGGTGCAGCCGATGACGGTGGAAGCCGAGATCGTTCACTGGGCCGACGAGGCGTCGGCGAAGGCCACCGATATGGTGGACGAACTGGCCGACCCGGAACTCTTCCCCCCGGGAACGGACGTCGAGGTGTCGGCCAAGCGGTCTTGGCGACTGGGCCGGAAGCTGTGGCGTCGGCCCGCCCCGTGGGACTAA
- a CDS encoding oxidative damage protection protein codes for MADVTCSRCGQTREGFERPPFPGAVGARILGEICKDCWGQWLKQQTMLINHYGLNVMDPQARTFLTRNMDAFLFKKGAAEDVDTTKQGTINW; via the coding sequence ATGGCTGATGTAACCTGCTCGCGATGTGGTCAGACCCGCGAGGGCTTCGAACGACCGCCGTTCCCCGGCGCCGTGGGCGCCAGAATCCTGGGAGAGATCTGCAAGGATTGCTGGGGGCAGTGGTTGAAGCAGCAGACCATGCTCATCAACCACTACGGGCTCAACGTGATGGATCCGCAGGCGCGCACGTTCCTCACGCGCAACATGGATGCCTTTCTGTTCAAGAAAGGCGCTGCCGAAGACGTCGATACCACCAAGCAGGGCACCATCAACTGGTGA
- a CDS encoding GxxExxY protein produces MEMAVSDLRLAHGEVTRQIIGAFYEVYNELGYGFPEATYGAAMAIAMKDRGLEFLREQPLVVRYKGHVVGDYRADYIVEGKIIVELKAVEALAAAHDSQVLSYLRASGLTVGLVLNFGAKAGVRRVIWTGSRLVSEAP; encoded by the coding sequence ATGGAAATGGCGGTGAGCGATCTCCGATTGGCGCATGGTGAAGTCACACGGCAGATCATCGGCGCGTTCTACGAGGTCTACAATGAACTCGGGTACGGCTTTCCGGAGGCGACCTACGGAGCGGCCATGGCGATCGCGATGAAAGACCGCGGGCTTGAATTCCTACGGGAGCAGCCACTGGTCGTGCGCTACAAGGGGCACGTGGTCGGGGACTATCGGGCGGACTATATCGTGGAAGGCAAGATCATTGTTGAACTCAAGGCGGTCGAGGCACTGGCCGCGGCGCATGACAGTCAGGTACTGAGCTATCTCAGGGCCTCTGGTCTCACCGTAGGGCTCGTGCTGAATTTCGGTGCGAAAGCTGGGGTGCGACGTGTCATATGGACGGGGAGTCGACTCGTCAGCGAGGCTCCGTAG
- a CDS encoding NAD(P)(+) transhydrogenase (Re/Si-specific) subunit beta, with the protein MQETIAQLTYLVASVLFILGLRSLTKPDEARRGMQLAALGMLLAIIGTMLHQEILTYTWIVTGLIVGTLIGYPLGKFVPMTAMPQRIAFSHMFGALAATLVGIGEFYHMYQGDHPTNPSAAESRFKMAAIGFEVLFGALTVSGSFMAFGKLQEFITGRPVTFKGQNLLNGLLFLSAVGCLGWLIYEPSNVIAFYSMVAIAFAIGFMLVIPIGGADMPVVVSLLNSYAGLAASATGFAIGNNVLIIAGALDGASGFILSIIMSKAMNRSFGNVLFGAFGSGGGVSSKKTAEGLTAKSISAEDAAVLLGYASKVIVVPGYGMAVAQAQHQVRELAELIEKKGGEVKYAIHPVAGRMPGHMNVLLAEANVPYDRMYDMEEINDQFAECDVAIVIGANDVVNPAAKTDPGSPIYGMPILRVSDAKSVIVLKRSMNTGFAGIENELFFDEKTSMLFGDAKASLSKLVSEVKQL; encoded by the coding sequence ATGCAGGAGACCATTGCACAGCTCACATATCTGGTGGCCTCGGTCCTCTTCATTCTCGGACTGCGCAGTCTCACCAAGCCCGACGAAGCGCGCCGCGGCATGCAATTGGCCGCACTCGGCATGCTGCTCGCGATCATCGGCACGATGCTGCATCAGGAGATCCTCACCTACACGTGGATCGTGACGGGTCTCATCGTCGGCACGCTGATCGGGTATCCGCTTGGCAAGTTCGTGCCGATGACGGCCATGCCGCAGCGCATCGCGTTCTCGCACATGTTCGGCGCGCTCGCGGCCACGTTGGTCGGTATCGGCGAGTTCTATCACATGTATCAGGGTGATCACCCCACGAATCCGAGCGCGGCTGAATCGCGCTTCAAGATGGCAGCGATCGGGTTCGAAGTGCTGTTCGGCGCACTCACCGTGTCCGGCAGTTTCATGGCGTTCGGCAAACTGCAGGAATTCATCACCGGCCGTCCGGTCACGTTCAAGGGACAGAACCTGTTGAACGGACTGCTGTTTCTGTCTGCGGTGGGCTGTCTGGGCTGGCTGATCTACGAGCCAAGCAACGTGATCGCGTTCTACAGCATGGTAGCGATCGCCTTCGCGATCGGATTCATGCTGGTGATACCAATCGGCGGTGCCGACATGCCGGTGGTGGTGTCATTGCTGAACTCGTACGCTGGTCTGGCGGCATCGGCCACCGGATTCGCGATCGGCAATAATGTGCTGATCATCGCCGGTGCGCTCGACGGCGCGTCGGGGTTCATTCTGTCGATCATCATGTCGAAGGCGATGAACCGCTCCTTCGGCAACGTGCTCTTCGGCGCCTTCGGTTCCGGCGGCGGCGTGTCCAGCAAAAAGACCGCGGAAGGCTTGACCGCGAAGAGCATCTCGGCGGAAGACGCCGCGGTGCTGCTGGGCTATGCGAGCAAGGTGATCGTGGTGCCCGGCTACGGCATGGCGGTGGCGCAGGCGCAGCATCAGGTGCGAGAGTTGGCCGAGCTGATCGAGAAGAAGGGCGGCGAAGTGAAGTACGCGATCCATCCGGTGGCGGGACGCATGCCTGGGCATATGAACGTCCTCCTGGCGGAAGCCAACGTCCCGTACGATCGCATGTACGATATGGAGGAGATCAACGACCAGTTCGCCGAATGTGACGTGGCAATCGTGATCGGCGCCAACGACGTCGTGAACCCTGCGGCCAAAACGGATCCCGGCAGTCCGATTTATGGGATGCCGATTCTTCGTGTGAGTGACGCGAAGTCGGTGATCGTGCTCAAGCGCTCCATGAACACCGGCTTTGCCGGTATCGAGAACGAGCTGTTCTTCGACGAGAAGACGAGCATGCTGTTCGGCGACGCCAAGGCGAGCTTGTCCAAGCTGGTGAGCGAAGTGAAGCAGCTGTAG
- a CDS encoding NAD(P) transhydrogenase subunit alpha, with protein MSATGFIQLYVFILAGFVGFLVISRVPPLLHTPLMAATNAISGISLVGSIVLAGGQYGKLPTILGVIAVACAMTNVVGGFIITDRMLNMFKRGDKKDAGPKRNEAA; from the coding sequence ATGAGCGCCACGGGATTCATCCAACTCTACGTGTTCATTCTGGCCGGCTTCGTCGGCTTTCTCGTCATCTCGCGCGTGCCGCCGCTGCTGCACACACCACTGATGGCGGCCACCAACGCGATTTCCGGTATTTCGCTGGTGGGGTCGATCGTGCTGGCCGGCGGTCAGTACGGCAAGCTGCCCACCATCCTCGGTGTGATCGCCGTGGCGTGCGCGATGACGAACGTGGTGGGCGGGTTCATCATCACCGACCGCATGCTCAACATGTTCAAGCGCGGTGACAAGAAGGATGCTGGGCCGAAGAGGAACGAGGCGGCGTGA
- a CDS encoding Re/Si-specific NAD(P)(+) transhydrogenase subunit alpha — translation MRICVVAETAPREHRVALVPDSVAKLVKAGHEVVVQAGAGAAAYHDDAAYVAAGASIAPDAGTAHAGAQVICRVQRPTDAEVALVPEGATLIAMMAPASAASIVAALAARKATVLALELVPRITRAQSMDVLSSQATVAGYKAVLIAASMIPRFLPMLTTAAGSITPARAFVIGAGVAGLQALATARRLGAVTSGFDVRAAAAEQVKSLGATFVQSDVVSAAAEGTGGYAKAQSDDEAARTLATIAKHIKDQDLVISTAAIPGRAAPRLITADMVRSMRPGSVIIDLAAETGGNCELTVLGETIDVNGVMVVGAANLPATLPTHASQMFSRNVLTLLQHLVKDGALAVDLDDEITGAMTLTHNGQVRS, via the coding sequence ATGCGAATCTGCGTAGTCGCCGAAACGGCGCCTCGTGAACATCGCGTCGCGCTGGTTCCAGACAGCGTCGCGAAATTGGTGAAGGCTGGTCATGAGGTTGTCGTCCAGGCTGGCGCGGGTGCGGCCGCCTATCACGATGACGCCGCGTATGTCGCCGCGGGCGCTTCGATCGCTCCGGATGCCGGCACGGCCCATGCCGGTGCTCAGGTGATCTGCCGTGTGCAGCGACCCACCGACGCCGAAGTGGCGCTGGTTCCCGAAGGCGCCACGCTCATCGCGATGATGGCGCCCGCCTCGGCGGCCTCGATCGTGGCGGCGCTGGCCGCACGAAAGGCGACGGTGCTGGCCCTCGAGCTTGTGCCGCGTATCACGCGCGCTCAGAGCATGGATGTATTGTCCTCGCAGGCCACGGTGGCCGGATATAAGGCGGTGCTGATCGCGGCGTCGATGATACCGCGCTTTCTGCCGATGCTGACCACGGCCGCCGGTTCGATTACGCCGGCGCGAGCCTTTGTGATCGGTGCCGGTGTGGCCGGTCTGCAGGCGCTGGCCACGGCCCGACGTCTTGGCGCGGTCACGAGCGGCTTCGATGTGCGGGCGGCCGCCGCTGAGCAGGTGAAGTCCTTGGGCGCCACGTTCGTGCAGTCAGATGTCGTCAGCGCCGCCGCGGAAGGCACGGGCGGCTATGCCAAGGCGCAGAGTGACGATGAGGCCGCTCGCACGCTGGCCACCATCGCGAAACACATCAAGGATCAGGACCTGGTCATCAGCACGGCGGCCATTCCAGGACGCGCCGCACCGCGGTTGATCACGGCAGACATGGTACGCTCGATGCGCCCTGGGTCGGTGATCATCGATCTTGCCGCCGAGACCGGCGGGAACTGCGAGCTGACGGTGCTCGGCGAGACGATCGACGTGAACGGCGTGATGGTGGTGGGCGCTGCGAATCTTCCGGCGACGCTGCCTACGCACGCCAGTCAGATGTTCAGCCGCAATGTGCTCACGCTGTTGCAGCATCTCGTGAAAGATGGCGCGCTGGCGGTGGATCTGGACGATGAGATCACCGGCGCGATGACACTCACTCACAACGGACAGGTGCGCTCATGA
- a CDS encoding alpha/beta hydrolase: MTFWRAAARTRFEAEHARRFRVDAQGVVHGAAGFTLPASPGDGIPRRAVLLLHGFNDTAQSMAYLGAKLQARGWTVRAPLLPGHGRDLATMANESRAARWREAVLAEYDALRREYDAVTVVGQSMGGALALLLATERPDIPALVLLAPYVGMPRNLQWKVLGAWIARAALPYLRSIGGETSIHDPVARAESLGPGVVTARTLTELRRVAEDAEGALSRVWIPTLYVQSREDNRIAAHHAEVHFATLGSADKRLEWLTGCGHIISADYCRDDVATLTADWLDAKLV, encoded by the coding sequence ATGACGTTCTGGCGCGCCGCCGCGCGCACGCGCTTCGAGGCTGAGCACGCGCGTCGCTTTCGCGTTGATGCGCAGGGCGTCGTGCACGGCGCGGCGGGCTTTACGTTACCAGCCTCCCCCGGCGACGGTATTCCGCGCCGCGCCGTGCTGTTGCTGCACGGCTTCAACGACACCGCGCAATCCATGGCGTACCTGGGAGCCAAATTGCAGGCGCGCGGCTGGACGGTGCGCGCGCCGCTCCTGCCAGGTCACGGCCGCGATCTCGCCACAATGGCCAACGAGTCGCGGGCGGCTCGCTGGCGCGAAGCCGTGCTGGCCGAGTACGACGCGCTTCGCCGCGAATACGACGCCGTAACCGTTGTCGGGCAGAGTATGGGTGGCGCGCTGGCGTTGTTGTTGGCCACCGAACGACCGGATATTCCCGCGCTCGTGCTGCTGGCGCCGTATGTCGGTATGCCGCGCAATCTGCAGTGGAAGGTGCTCGGGGCATGGATCGCCCGAGCGGCGCTGCCGTATCTGCGCAGCATCGGCGGCGAAACGTCGATTCACGATCCGGTGGCGCGCGCCGAAAGCCTCGGTCCCGGCGTGGTCACCGCACGAACGCTGACCGAGCTGCGACGTGTGGCCGAAGACGCCGAGGGCGCCCTGTCTCGCGTGTGGATCCCGACGCTGTACGTGCAATCACGCGAGGACAATCGCATCGCGGCCCACCACGCGGAGGTCCACTTCGCCACGCTCGGTAGCGCCGATAAACGGCTGGAATGGCTCACGGGATGCGGGCACATCATCTCCGCCGACTATTGCCGGGATGACGTGGCCACCCTGACCGCCGATTGGCTCGACGCAAAACTGGTGTGA
- the moeB gene encoding HesA/MoeB/ThiF family protein, translating to MYDINDSRYARQLVLRGFGPAAQEKLANARVLIVGAGGLGSPVASYLAAAGVGTMSLVDTDVVDLTNLHRQLLYATPDVGRRKVDVARERLLAINPQVVVHTHDTRLNAANAATLIAGHDVVIDATDNFPTRYAINDACLAQGIPFVYGSVARFDGQVSVFAAPGGPCYRCLFPVMPAPGTVPTCAEEGVLGVVPGIIGLHQATEAIKLLTTIGTPLVGQLLLVDLLAQDSQRIVVARRHDCPACGDARLPSPPSMSIQHLSPADVAALLTGDDAPTIIDVREQWEYDLVHLPVSTLIPLSTLASRANDLDPSRSYALLCHHGMRSEMAANWLMQHGFLRLINIDGGIDAWSMDVDSSLPRY from the coding sequence ATGTACGATATCAATGACTCGCGCTACGCGAGGCAGCTGGTGCTGCGGGGCTTCGGTCCCGCGGCCCAAGAGAAGCTGGCGAACGCGCGCGTCTTGATCGTCGGTGCCGGCGGACTTGGTTCGCCGGTGGCCAGTTATCTCGCCGCCGCCGGCGTCGGTACGATGTCGCTGGTCGATACCGATGTGGTCGATCTGACCAACCTGCATCGCCAGCTGCTCTACGCCACGCCCGATGTGGGGCGGCGCAAGGTTGATGTGGCGCGCGAGCGGCTGCTGGCGATCAACCCGCAGGTGGTCGTGCACACGCACGACACACGGCTGAACGCCGCGAACGCCGCCACACTGATCGCCGGGCACGATGTGGTGATCGACGCGACCGACAACTTCCCCACGCGCTACGCGATCAACGACGCCTGTCTCGCGCAGGGCATTCCGTTCGTGTACGGCAGCGTGGCGCGATTTGATGGGCAAGTGAGCGTGTTCGCAGCACCCGGTGGCCCGTGCTATCGCTGTCTCTTTCCCGTGATGCCTGCCCCGGGCACCGTGCCGACCTGTGCGGAGGAAGGCGTGCTCGGCGTCGTGCCCGGCATCATCGGGTTGCATCAGGCCACGGAAGCGATCAAGCTGCTGACGACCATTGGCACGCCGCTGGTCGGTCAGCTGTTGTTGGTGGACCTGTTGGCGCAGGACTCACAGCGCATTGTCGTCGCCCGACGTCATGACTGTCCGGCCTGCGGCGACGCGCGACTTCCCTCTCCCCCGTCCATGTCGATTCAGCATCTCAGTCCCGCCGATGTCGCCGCCCTGCTCACTGGCGACGACGCGCCCACGATCATCGATGTGCGCGAACAGTGGGAGTACGATCTCGTGCATCTGCCCGTCAGCACGCTCATCCCGCTCAGCACGCTGGCGTCGCGCGCCAACGATCTGGACCCGTCGCGTTCCTACGCACTGCTCTGTCACCACGGGATGCGCAGTGAGATGGCGGCGAACTGGCTGATGCAGCACGGGTTCTTGCGCCTGATCAACATCGATGGCGGGATCGACGCGTGGAGCATGGACGTCGATTCCTCCTTGCCGCGCTACTGA
- a CDS encoding M20/M25/M40 family metallo-hydrolase, translated as MSHFRFPPPFSRSVLTALTAFSPAVVHAQAKSASTSSITGYSPATALTQRRLEQEAIGGPLATRAKTHSAALSKEPHVAGTPAQERTRDYVIAQMKAMGLETEIRTYDVWLPHATSVKITRMGRDTSALELAEPGIASDPATMLPQYLTVNGSSGAGVGEGELVFVNFGLIEDYASLDSMGVSVKGKVVLARYGRSFRGIKSREAEKRGAVALLIYTDPLDDGFVQGDVYPEGPMRPLKGLQRGSVFNGAGDPLTPGYASKPGAPRLKPEDTSLPKIPVVPISAFNAQLLLEGVRGTDVPRNWQGGMALRYHVGPGPTRVKVEVTTDAATKGTKQIHNTLGYLRGTDFPDQYVYIGAHRDSWGPGAADNISGTVSVLEAANALADMAKRGERPKRTIVFATWDAEEWGLVGSSEYVEEDSLRLKKGAVAYLNQDVSAQGSQFGGGGSPSLRATLRDVVKSVPEPKGKGSVYEAWRAVTGTRADTLEPPMGDPGGGSDFAGFYNHLGIPIAEWGFGGPAGTYHSQYDTHAWMERFGDPGFLYHAASGRIGAAMALRIANAEILPYDYVEFAKTMRKFVATIDRGLTQKQWKASATAPLLASIATLERSAAAFAATRDSVLERGIVRAQAGLANESLLKVERAFARPSGLKSRPWYRSLIYASDVDNGYSTMTFPGVNESIRYGSEAETQAEITDLAARFGAAAAAVDEARQVLATPFKR; from the coding sequence GTGTCTCACTTTCGATTTCCGCCGCCGTTCTCGCGGTCGGTCCTGACGGCCCTCACGGCGTTCAGTCCCGCTGTCGTGCACGCGCAAGCGAAGAGCGCGAGCACCTCGTCGATCACCGGCTACTCGCCGGCCACGGCGCTCACGCAGCGTCGCCTCGAACAGGAAGCGATCGGCGGACCGCTCGCCACGCGTGCCAAGACGCACTCGGCCGCGCTCTCGAAGGAGCCGCATGTCGCGGGGACGCCGGCACAAGAGCGGACCCGTGACTACGTCATCGCGCAGATGAAGGCCATGGGTCTCGAGACGGAAATCCGCACCTACGACGTATGGTTGCCGCACGCGACGAGCGTGAAGATCACGAGGATGGGTCGTGATACGTCCGCGCTGGAACTCGCGGAACCGGGCATCGCCAGCGATCCCGCCACGATGCTGCCGCAGTATCTCACGGTGAACGGCTCAAGTGGCGCCGGAGTCGGCGAAGGCGAACTGGTGTTCGTGAACTTCGGCCTGATCGAGGACTACGCGTCGCTCGATTCAATGGGAGTGTCGGTGAAGGGCAAGGTGGTGCTGGCTCGCTACGGGCGGAGCTTTCGTGGCATCAAGTCGCGCGAGGCCGAGAAGCGCGGTGCCGTGGCGCTGCTGATCTATACCGATCCGCTCGACGATGGCTTCGTGCAGGGCGACGTGTATCCGGAGGGCCCGATGCGTCCGCTCAAGGGCTTGCAGCGCGGCAGTGTCTTCAACGGCGCCGGCGACCCGCTCACGCCGGGGTATGCCAGCAAGCCCGGCGCGCCGCGCCTGAAGCCCGAAGACACGTCACTGCCGAAGATTCCGGTGGTGCCGATCAGTGCGTTCAACGCCCAGCTCTTGCTCGAAGGCGTGCGGGGCACCGATGTGCCGCGCAACTGGCAGGGCGGCATGGCGCTGCGGTATCACGTGGGCCCCGGTCCGACGCGCGTGAAGGTGGAGGTCACCACCGACGCGGCCACCAAGGGCACCAAGCAGATCCACAACACGCTGGGTTATCTGCGCGGCACCGACTTCCCCGATCAGTATGTCTACATCGGCGCCCATCGCGATTCGTGGGGCCCGGGCGCGGCCGACAACATCAGCGGCACGGTATCGGTGCTGGAGGCGGCGAATGCGCTGGCCGACATGGCGAAGCGCGGCGAGCGTCCGAAGCGCACGATCGTATTCGCCACGTGGGATGCGGAAGAGTGGGGACTGGTGGGCAGCAGCGAGTATGTGGAAGAGGACTCGCTGCGCCTCAAGAAGGGCGCGGTGGCGTATCTCAATCAAGACGTGTCGGCGCAGGGCTCGCAGTTCGGCGGCGGTGGATCGCCGTCGCTGCGGGCGACGCTCCGGGATGTGGTGAAGAGCGTGCCCGAGCCCAAGGGGAAGGGCTCGGTATACGAAGCCTGGCGCGCGGTGACAGGCACGCGCGCCGACACCCTTGAACCGCCGATGGGAGATCCGGGTGGAGGCAGCGATTTTGCCGGCTTCTATAACCATCTGGGCATCCCGATCGCCGAGTGGGGCTTCGGTGGACCGGCCGGTACGTATCACTCGCAGTACGACACGCACGCGTGGATGGAGCGCTTCGGCGACCCCGGATTCCTGTATCACGCGGCGTCGGGTCGGATCGGGGCGGCGATGGCGCTGCGAATCGCGAACGCCGAGATCCTGCCGTACGACTACGTCGAGTTTGCGAAGACGATGCGGAAGTTCGTGGCGACCATCGATCGCGGGTTGACGCAAAAGCAATGGAAGGCGTCGGCTACGGCGCCGCTGTTGGCGTCGATCGCTACGCTCGAGCGTTCCGCGGCGGCGTTCGCAGCCACGCGGGATTCGGTGCTCGAGCGCGGCATCGTTCGCGCGCAGGCCGGTCTCGCCAACGAGTCGCTGCTGAAGGTTGAGCGTGCGTTTGCGCGCCCCTCGGGGCTCAAGAGCCGTCCGTGGTATCGCTCGCTGATCTACGCGTCGGACGTGGACAACGGCTACTCCACGATGACGTTCCCGGGTGTGAACGAATCGATTCGCTACGGTAGCGAGGCTGAGACGCAGGCCGAGATCACCGATCTCGCGGCGCGATTTGGGGCCGCCGCAGCGGCGGTCGACGAGGCCCGCCAGGTGCTTGCGACGCCCTTTAAGCGCTGA